Genomic DNA from Candidatus Hinthialibacter antarcticus:
GTCATGGTGTCCGCTATGCACATTACGGCGTCGGTTTACGTCAACGACGCTGAGAGCGGGCTGATCGAAGATATCGACGAATGGTTGGAGAAACTCGCGCCGTTCGCCGACTACCGCCATCACCACACAGGCGAAGACAACGGAGACGCCCACCTGAAAAGCTTGCTGATGCACCATCAGGTGCTGGCGCCCATCACCGAAGGCGCGCTCGACTTCGGCCCCTGGCAGCAGATTTATTATGCGGAATTTGACGGGCGCCGCCGCAAGCGCGTCATTGTAAAAGTCATTGGCGAGTAGAAGCCATCCTTTCGCTGCAAGCAGCATGGGTACAACTCTGCTCGCTTCCGTGCGGGCTTTTAGGCCGTAATTTTCAGACTCAATGTTTTTGAGACGGCTTCTCGATTATTCCCGGCCCAAGAGGCCTCTTAAGCGGTAGTAGGCGTATTTAATATACTCGTTTTGAACGTCTAGAATCCCATCCACGTCCGTCCACCAATTGCCCGCGCTTAATCCGGGTTCAGGCGCAGGGACAACTTGTACGCGAATGTCCGTATCCACTAACGCCCGGTCGAACACCCATTGCGCCCGGCTGGATTGAAAATAGCCCGACACAACCAGGGCGGATTTGGCGGAATTGGATTGCATCCATTGCTTCATGATTTGGGTTTCTTCATACGTGCTAAACACGGGCCGTTCGGTCCAGGCGATGACGCGCTGCGGCACGTTGTGATAATCAAACACCGCTTTGACCAAGCGTTGCTCCATCAAAAACAAATCACGATAGGGCGTACCGTCAGAAATTGATTGCGGAAGCATAACCAAAATGCGCGGCGCATAATTTTCCCGGTATAGTTTCGACGCCTGTTCGGCGCGGAAGGTATTTCCGCCCCCCAAAACGATAATCACATCGGCGGGCTGAATCTCTGTTTCATAGACGATCGCTTCACCCAAGGTGATGAGTATGGGCTTGCGAAAGGCGTATAATACAACCGTGATTGCCGCGACAACCAATAGCATCCACAGAAAAAATTTGAGGCGCGATTTCGAATGAGATGCGGGCGTTCCTTTGCGATACCACGCAAAGGGAGGCAACGGGACGCGATAGCGACCGCGTTTAGCGGATGGCGTCTGTTTTGGAAGTTTTAACCGCGCATTCATTATTCAGCCCAAAATTAACGAGAAAAAATGTATGAGTTCAAAAAAATAGAATGACTATTTTTCAAAGACATCGCCAAAAGCGACTTGATATTTGCGGCGCAATAACTGAATGGGGTTGGTTTTCAACGCCGCAGAGCCGATAATGAATTTAAAGCAATTCTGTTGCTAAGACGTTTATTATAACGGAAATACGTTAAATACAACATGAAAAATTCGACCGCAAACGAAAACGTGAATTCTCAACAAAGCGCCTCTCAGTCCGCATTTCATTTCTGCTCAGAAAAACGCCCAGCGATTTGCCTGTTTATTTTATGCGGCGTTTTGTATTTCACCTGGCTGAACGCGGAGCCGTTGCGGACCCACATCGAAGCGAACCGGGTGCAAGCCTCGTGGGAAATGCTGCATAGCGGCGACTGGGTGGTTCCTACATTAAACGGTGAATCGTATCTGGCGAAACCGCCCCTGCAATATTGGGTGATCTGTCTGCTTGCGCTGCCCTGGGGCGAAGTGACGACCTTCATCGCGCGGAGCCTGTCTGCGCTTTCTATTCTGTTTACGGTCTGGCTGCTCTTTCATTTAGCCAAGGCGCAACTCAACGCCCGCATCGCCTTTTTCGCCTGCGTGATCTTTGCGCTGTCTCCGCTTATTTTTGAAAAAGGCCCCCGCGCAGAACTCGAAGCGCCGCTCACCGTCGCCGTCGCAGCCGCTGTCTTCTGTTTGTGGAAAGCCTCTCAATCATCATGGATGCGTTGGACGCTTGCGTCCGGCCTCGCGCTTGGATGCGCCGCGCTCATCAAAGGGCCGGTTCCCTGGTTGATTTTTGCGACCGCTTGGGCGGGCTTGATGGTCGGGACAAGCAATCGAAAACAAGCGGCGCTCAGCGGAGCGCTAGCCGTTATCGTCTCCCTGCTCTGTCTGGCTCCGTGGGGGCTGGCGCTGTTATCGCGCTTCGGTTGGGAGCAACTGTACGAAACCTTGTATTGGGAAATTTTCGAGCGCACCGTCAGCGAGCGCGAAATTATTCAAGAGCCGTTTTGGTATTACATCAAATCATTGGCCAAAGGCTTGTTCCCCTGGAGCCTACTCGCGCCGGGGTTGTATTTTCTGCCGTGGCGGTCGCAACAAGGCCGGGCGTTTTTTTGCATGATCGTTGGTTGGGCGATTGGTTCAGCGTTATTGTTTAGTTTTTTTTCCGGTAAAGAAACCCGTTACCTGATTTCCACCTACCCCGCCTGGGCGCTTCTCTTGGCGTGGGGTTGGTCAGCCCTGCCGGCGGAAGGTTGGCCGAACGCCTATCGAAACACCATGGATTTTGCCGCCCAATGGATGCTGCCCGCGATCGTCTACGTAGGCGCACTGATCGTCATGCTCATTTTTCACCCCGCAACCACCTACGCCATCGCGTATCTATTTTATGGCTTACTCATCATTGGCGTGATGAACATCGGCGTCGCCGTCCGGCGCAACCGTCCCCGTTGGCTGCTATTCGCTTTATTCATAACGCTGCTCGGCTTCAAAGGCTTCTGGAGCGAGTCCTATATGAATGAACGGCAACACAGTTATCCTTACGCCAAAATGGGCCATGAGATCGCCGAGTATCTCAACGAGGGCGAGCCGCTGGTTAGCGTTGGCATCTATCGCGCGTTTGTACAATATCCAATCAAGCATCCATTTCAGCATGTGAGCGCCTGGGAAGAATTTAAAGCGCTTGAGCAGGATAACAAACTGGAAGGTCGCTATCTGTTAATCACCCAAAAAAAGATGCCGCTCGATGCCGTGCACGATTATCCCTTAATGAACCGCTGGCGCACGAAACGCAACGAGTTTCTGTTATTCAAGATTGATGGTTCGGTTGAGCCATAGCGCTGGTTTGACGACTCAACCGAGGTGTCATTGCGAGTGAGTGAAACGAGCGAAGCAATCTCATTATTCGAAAAACGAGATCGCTTCGCTGCGCTCGCGATGACACAACCAGGATTATCAAACTACAGCCTTCGCCTTAGAGCGAGAATTATTTTTCCTAAACCTGACAAAAGAAATCCCCCAGAGCGAGCGCCCTGGGGGAAGTTGTTTAACACAATAAAGAATCCAGTTGGTTTGGGTTTAGTACAACGCCCAATCCATGACTGGAGTACCGCTATCTGCTGGCAATGCCCAGATGTCATACAAGTTGAAGCCTGGGTTGCTAGCGCTTCGTGGTGGGTCAGCCAATTCCAATGTAACGGAAACAAGAACTTTGTCTGGATTGACAGGAGCCTTGTCTTCATTCACAGATGGGTCATTGGAGTTTTGGAAGTTGCTTTCGCCGCCGCCAAGACGATCCATGCCATCGATCAACTGACGTACATCAGCATACTGCCAGGAACTATCTGCTGGATCACGGAACCAGTCGTCAGCGTGAAGTGCAGTCTCTTCTGAACTGCCGTCATCGAAGTTGAGTGTAGTGATTAACTCACCAAACCCATTACCAACGGTCGCGGACATACGCAGTTCTCTGTAGTTCCCTGGAGGGACCACATCAAACGTGAAGGGACCGCGCTGTGTATCGTTTAACATGAACTTGACGGAGTTCTTTAATCCTTGTTCAAGAGCGGCATTGTTGTAAGGACCAAAGACGTGACCGTTCAAACCGCTCATGCGATCTGGCGGCAAACCGTTAGCAACAAAGATATTGGTGTTGTCGTCATAAATATAACCAGAAACGACGAGATAGTGGTCGTTGCCTTGGTCATGACCAAAACCAACGACGCCTGTTATACCATCTTCATACTTATCGAGGGAAATAACGTCCCAAACGGGTATTGCAGGATCACGATCTGGATTGTTAAAGGTCAAATCGACGCGACCAGCGCCAGCAGGCGGCAGTGCGGCGTCTGAACTGATCCAGATGTTGTCGAAGAAGGAAGAGCCAGCGGCTCCACCACGACGCAAGCGAAGTTCGGCAATATCAAGAATATCGTCATTACCCGGACCGCCTGCTAAATATGTATCCAAACGGTCGGTTTCATCTGGATTGACCCAGAGATAGACGCTGTCGTTTTGACCAGGCGTCGGATCCATATCGATACGAACCAGGAAGTGGTTCGGTACGGTATAATCGATATCCGTTAGGCTGTCAGCATCGGATAAATTGCCGATTCCACAGAACTCTGAATTGAAGGGTTTACCAATGAAACTGGATTCGCCGCCTTCTGAATCGTAAAGGGTCATACCAGACCAATGGTCGGCCGCAGGGCCTGTTTCTTGGTAGACGAACGAGATCCAAATATCGCCAGCGTTTTCAACTTCTCCTAACATCCGACTAACGCCATCACCTGCATCACCAGCGATTTCGACAGAATAACCGCCTGTGTTTAACTCTGGCGAGGGTTGATTCACAACAAGACCCGCTTCGAGGATCGTGGTACTCAATGCACTGGGTGAATTCGCGCCGGAAGCTGTCCATTCACTGGCCCAACCGGGGCCGCCGCCAACAGCAATCGCATCCAGACCCGTACCTTCAGATTCATCTAGATAGGAGAATGTTTCATAGGTATTGAAGGAACGGAAGGCAATACCCACATTTTGGAAGTAACCCGTTGCAATTTGACCATCTTCGTGTGAAGTAACGGCCATACCAACATATACAGGGTCTTGCATGTCGGGAACAACGTGGGTTTCGTGGAGAATTTCTTCTCCTGTTTCTGCGGAAATATAATAATAGTTGAAGGTGTTGCCACGGCGTTCTAACGCCATGGTATAGGTAGCGCCTTCAGCAAAAAATTCTTGCATTTGAGCGGCTGGAAGAATTAAATCGTCGCCGCTCGAATTAGCATCAGTGTCCTGCTCATCACGCCACTGCGCCATGTAGTCCAAGTTCGTCCGTATCAGACCAAAGGCAAAGGCGGAACCAGGGGTCAGGTTATTACGAACCATAAGACCCGCTTTCGCCCAATCTGATGCGCCAGGACCATTGTTAAGATCGACGCGACCGAAAATCTTGAAATCGCCTTCGGCTTCCATGTAGACATAATGAAATTCGTCAGCCGTTCCCCAGATATCCGCGCCGCTGGCTTGGATCTCATACTCATAAACCGCCGCATCGAAATCCCCGGGGCCAGTGTTAACTGCTTCGGCCGAACCGGCTGCGCCAACATCACCGATATCCGTACTAACATCGAAAGCGCCTAATTGAGCAAACGCAGGCGTGGCAATCAATAGAGCAAATGCAAAAACTAAAAAACTAGATTTTCTTTGTAACATAAATGCCTCCCAATGTGTTTTCCACATTAAATTATTCTGGTGAACAATAGAAATAAGGATGATGTCTATGAGCACAGATAGACATGTTGGGTTTGCATAGATGAAATTCTTAAAATGCTTGCATTTAAACAATAGATTATGGACTATGACTCATCCTACCCACAAAAAAATTCAAAGATTAATTCTCCCCGATATTCATCACCTCCCGATCACATCAACAACCATAGAAATATTCATTAGTAGGAAACTTAGCACATTTTAATATAAAATGCGCAAATAAGTCAAGTAACCATTTAACCGAATGAATTATTTTCCCCCAATACGCAGATACAAAACCGATTGATCTAAAAAATCCATCTAGCGATTTTTTTTGAACATTTGACCAAATGTAGCGTGAATTAACCCAAAAGATCGCAGGGATAATTCTACGGACGTGGCTATACAGGGATTCATTCGATGAACAGGTTGTCCCCATTGACTTTGGCGTGTTTTTTTTGTAATTTTTTCATGTCTGTATTATTTTATGTATGGGGATCTTGGCGGCTTTCTCACTTTTCTACTCTCTCATCAAACAGATCCTAAACATTGGCGTACTTTAATTTGGAGCAATACGTTTTCTTTTTGCCGTGCATTAGGCGAAGGGAGGTGGAGGCCAGGCTATACACATCTGATAGAAGCAATTCTTTCGTAATCCAATTTATTTGGAGCCATTATTTTTGAGACCAAAATTTGAAACTGTTTTGTTAGTAAATATATCTTTGGAGGCAGTAAGAATATGAAAAAAGCATTGATAGCCTTATCTGCAATTTTAGTCGTCTCGTCTGTTGCGACTGCGCAACACTTTGCTCTCGGCCCCGACTGGGTCGCCGGCCAAGGAACCTATGTGATCGTTGATGACGGCGGCAACCGCGTATTGGTTGGAGCAGCGACCAATGGCGCCGATCCCAAACACGCTTGGGTCAACCAACAATTTGGCAATTCATACACCGTCAAATGCGACGTTCGCATGGACTCTTGGGCAGATGCACAAGACCTGAGCCGCGCGGGTATCGCCGTTCAGATTACCCCTGACGGCGTTGCAACTGACGGCGGCGGCGATCGCGGCCTCAACTTGTTGCTCCACGACACTATCGGTAATGTCCAATTTTTGAGTGATAACCGTGCATGGGGTGACAACGCTGCATTCGCGTGGGAAGTTGGCGTGTGGTATACCTTCGAACTGTCGATTGACAACGGCGTTCTCAACGGAAGCATTATGACCACAGGCGGCGATGACGCTCTTGTCTTGGATGAATGGGTAGGCTTCGCTGGTGATACAGACCGCGTTGATGGATTTGCGGGAATTACGCCCAGCACCAAAGTTGGCTTGATGGCTTCTTATGATAACTTTGAAGTCTCATCCGGCGGCAATGTTGTCTTCTCAGATGACTTTGAAGGCACCGCACCAGTCAAAAACACGCTCGGCTTGAGCTCGGCCTGGGTCGGCGGCGAAGCGGGTTATTATGTGGTTGACGGCGGCCAGCTGTATGCCATCGCGACCAATGGCGTAGATCCAAAACACGCTTGGTACAAAGAAGAACTCGCAGGCGGCGCGACGATCACAGCCGATATCAATATGCTGTCCTGGGATGAAGACAATGACGCCAGCCGCGCTGGCCTCGCAGTCAACATTCAACCGAACGGCACAGCGCTTGACGGCGATCATGACCGCGGCAACAACATTCTGTTCCACCAGACTCTGGGCAGAACGCAATTCTTGAATGACTTACGCGGCTGGGGCCCGGAAGTGGCGATTGAATGGGTAACTGAAACCTCTTATCCCATGTCAATTTCTACAGACGGAACCAATCTCGTTGGCTCAATTGCTGGCTCAGAGCTGGCCTCATGGCCAATCCCTGATCCGCAAAATCGCGCTGATGGTTTTGCTGGCGTAACCGCATCAACCTTAACCGGTTTGATCGCGGCGTATGACAACGTCGTAATTAGTGACGCAGCAGGTAATGTGGTCTTTTCTGATGACTTCGAAGTGTTCGTTTCTTCTTCGAACGATTGGGAAGTCTACGAATAATTTTGTTTCATTCATTGAAACAACAAAGGGCGGTTGGAAATCCAACCGCCCTTTTTCTTTGCTTACATTATTCGATGCTATTTTACTTTTTCTACTTTTAAATCATCTATATAAATGGGGCGGCTCGAATAGGGCGTCGCCCAGGCGGTGGGCCTGCCGGAGATGGGTTCTTCCGTCGCGGCGAATTCAAGCATCCAGGCTTCCGGCTCTTTCTCGCCTTCCATCCAGGCTTTGCCCTGCACGCTCCACTTGCCGTCCGGCGACTTAAGCAACTGCATCACGATATGCGCCCATGCGCCGGATTTCCATTTGTAGGGCGACTTCGCCACAACGTCGTCTCCGAGATACAATTCGAGTGAACGCGACGCTTGATTGATGCGCAGTTTGTATCCCATCACGCCGCACAGCCCCACGCCGAAACGGGGATAGCGGCGCTTGACGTTTTCGCTGAGAAAACGCGCCGAGACGCGGATGTTTTCATATTCAGTCGGGCCGAACAAAAAGCCCATCGTGTTCAACGGCTGCCCTGGAAGCGTCAGCACCCGATTCTCTTCTTGTTGTTCAACCTGGAAGTCGCCTTCGAGAACCAGAAAATCCATTGGGGAATAACCAAGGTCTTCTTTCTCAAAATTCATCGCATATAACGCATTATCTTTTTCTTTCGGCTCCTCCGCCATCAGAGGCGCAGTCGATGCTGCGAGAAGACATAGTCCCGCCATCCATTTCATGGTTTAAGACTCCTTTATCAAATTGTTTTTTATTCGTTTCTTAACGCATTCAAAAACGGGCCGCGCAAAGCGATTCGCGCCGCCAATGCCGTAAAGAAAAATCCAAACAAGAACAGTGCAATCACCGTCCCCGCCACAGCGCCAATTGGCGCTGAATTCGATGATGCGTTGAGACTGGGCGCAGCAGCGGTAAATCCCGCGACGGCGCCAATCAACAAACCAAACGCCAACAAGGCGCCGTGCTCATAAATCAAAGATGCGCGAACGGTGGATTCACGAAACCCAATCGCCCGTAGCAGCGCAAACTCGCTGCGGCGTTCGAGCACGTTACGCAACACGACGACGCCGAGGCCCGCGCTGCCTAACAGCAGACCCAAGGCGCCCAAAGCGAGAAAGATGTTCAAGTAGGTTTGCTCGACGGAATTAAACATCGCGAGACGTTCCACTGTATCAATCGCTTCGATGCCCATATCTTGCAGATAGTCATTCATTTTTTGCGCATAGTCAGCGCGTTGCTCAAAGGGCGCGTCAATCAACAATGCGCGGTAGCCGGTTTCCAGCGGATATTTTTCCAGGAAATGGTTTTCGGCAATGACTACATTTCCTTGAAGAATGGAACGGTCTAAGGCCGCGACCAAACGAACTTGAAACGGTTCGCCGTCTGCGCCGATGTAAGTCAGCGTATCGCCCAGCGACTTGCCCAGCGCCCACATCATTGAGGTCTGGTCAACAATCGCCGGGACGGCGCCGTCGTCAAATGGATGATTCAGCAGCGTCCAGGGCGAGGTTTCAGCGTTAATGGTTACGCCATCGAACACGCCCGCAAAACGAAACGCCTCGCGGCCTGACAATTGGCTGGGATCAACGCCCATCAAACGAGGCGTCTGAGCGCGGTTGAGATTGAGGCAGCTGGCGTCGTCGCCTTCGCGAACACGCATCGCGACGACTTTCATCTCAGGAACGTCTTCACGCGTGAGCGCATATTCATTCAGCCCGGATTCTTGATTGAGATCATGAACCAGCGGGATGGCGGTTTCGGCATACACAGCAAAGCCGCCGGTTCCTGAATTGCGCTGGTCGGCGCCTTCGAGCGGGTTCTGACGATTGGCGCCAACGGCGATGACCAGAAATGATCCACACGCGAGCAATGCGCCTACGGCAAGGCTACGTCCCGGACGGCGGCTGGCGCCGCGCAGCGAAAATTGCATCATCGACGGTTGGCCTTGGGAGGTTTGGTTCGCTTGACGAAGCAACCAGACGCGCATCGCCGCAAGGCCGCCGATTAACATCAACGAACCGACGCCAAAGAATACGCCCGCCGCTTCAGTCGAAGAGTCCGTCTGGACGCCGAACATAAGCGCGACTGCGCCAATCAGACAAAGCGCAGCGATGAGGGATGCGATCCAACCACGCTTGGTTGAAGTCAACGAAATCGCGCCTGCATCCAACCCCGCATGTAACAATTCGCGCGCGGGCGTATGCGCCTGTTTTCTAACCGCGAAATAAATCGCGATGAGTGAAACGGCCCAACTCGAAATCAATCCCGCAATGACGGTTCCCGGCTTGATGTATAATTGCACTTCTGCGGAAGCAATCGCTCCGCTCCACACCGACGACAATCCCCAAAGAACGGCCTTCGTATAAACAATCGCGATCCCGAGTCCGACGAGGCTTCCTAGGATCGAAAAGAACAATCCTTCGACGATATAGAAACGCCGAATTTGTTTGGGATGCAACCCGATTGCCAGCAGGACGCCGGTTTCGCGCCCGCGCTGTTCGACCGCGAAGGTGAACAACAACGCCGTCAACAACAAGGCGGCAATGATGAGAAAGAAACTCAAGCCGATAAACAAGCCGCTAAAATCCATTGCTTGTTTGCTGGCGTTGAGCGCTGTTTCGCGAACGGGTTGGAAGAAAAAGCCAAACGAGGCGGGGTTCACTTGCCCGCGCAAGGCGGCGTCTAACGCATCGGCGGAAAATTCACTACTTGGAATTCGTATGCCAGTTAATGCGCCGAAGCGGTTCGACCATATCTGCTGTCCAGCCTGCAATGAAATCACGGCTTTGGGCGCTCCGCCGTAGTCGTCCCAATAGGCTTCGTCTTTATCGCGTATCGCGTCCAGATTGATAATGAATCCAGGGTCCCAATCGCGGCAGTTGTCTTGGTCCGCCAGACCGGGAAATTCAGGCATCAGGCTTTTATCGGCTCCGGGCGACTGCATCGGCAATATCGAACCGACGGCGAATTTGGAAGAGCGTTCGATCAGACGGCGCATCGGGCCGAAAATAAAATACGTCATCTCAAGCGAATCGCCGGGTTGTAAACTCAGGTCATCCGCCAGCCATTGGTTGATATTAACAGCGTCTGAATTGGTCGGCGCCCATTGCGGCGATTGAGCGGTTTCATGCAACGGCCCCACCGCAGTAACGATTGAATAGGGCGCCCGGGCGCCGCTTGTTGATTCAAGAATATTGACGAGATAACTCAGTACGCCCAGCGATTTGTTCGATAATTTTTTAACGGCGTCTACGACCGGCGGGTCTATAAAAATGCGCTTGCTGCGTATTTCGACTTGCCCGGTTTCCGGCAAATCAAGGATTTCTAATTCAGCGTCTGCGAGTTGATATTTTTTTTGCAGCGTCAAGTTCAGCGCTTCAAAAGATACGCCCGGATTTTCATTCGCGCGGACTAACAACATGTTGGCGCGGTCATAGAGTTCCGCCCGTTCCTGCAACCATTTCAGTGATACAAACGCATTGTGGGGAGGGATTTGGTTAGCGCGTAAATCGAAGCGCCCCATCTGTGAATCACTCAAAACAGTGCGAACCGTCATGCGATAAGGGATGGTCTGGTCGGACGCGGTCGATAAGGGCGCGTCCCGCGAGAGGATGCTGGGCTTTTCGATGCGCAGCAACACTACGTCGCCAACGCTTACACCCAGGTTTTGCGCCATGCGTTGATTGATCGCAACGCCGGGATCGTCACCGTCGAGTTGCGGCGGATCAACGCCATTCATTGACCAGAAGCGTTCATCCACGCCCAGCGTCTGTACGCGGTTGACGCGGGCTTTGGTATCGGGTTGGCTGGCGGAAGCGTTCAAACGTAAAAGCGGCGCAGTTGCGACTCCGTCGAACGAGACTTGAACATCATCAGCGAGCGCAGAACGGAAGAAACGCTCTTGCGCCTGCATCGCGAAATCAGCCTGACCAATTCGAGACAGCGCCTGTTGGTGCAACGTCTCATTGATAGAAGAACCGACCAGCAGCGAGCCGATCAACACCGCTGCGCCGATAGCGGCGCCAAGCGCCACGCCGAGTTGCGAACGCCAATAGAATTGAAAACTGCGCCATGCCAGCGTCCAAGCGTTCACTGTGACGCCTCCCACGGCTGCAAACGTCCGTCGCGTAATTCAAGGATGCGCGACATGCGCTGCGCCAACGCCTCGGCGTGCGTGACGACTACCAAAGCAACGCCCTCTTCACGGTTGAGTTCTAACAATAATTCGGTAAGAGAATTCGCCGACTTGCGGTCAAGCGACCCGGTGGGTTCATCCGCCAGCAGCAATTTGGGTTCGTTGATTAATGCGCGCACCACTGCCGCGCGCTGGCGTTCGCCGCCGGAAATCTGACCGGGGCGCGCGTTCTTACGCTCGCCGAGTCCAACCCGGTCGAGCAAGCGGTGCGCCCGCGACTCCGCGTCGGGATGAGGTTGCTTCGACGCAA
This window encodes:
- a CDS encoding ABC transporter ATP-binding protein gives rise to the protein MNDSQPLVVLDAVAKQYDGPDARPVLNDCSLTINAGESLAIVGPSGSGKTTLLNLIGALDVPTSGTLTIASRDLAKLNTDELADLRNQEIGFIFQLHFLLPQLTVLENVLTPTLASKQPHPDAESRAHRLLDRVGLGERKNARPGQISGGERQRAAVVRALINEPKLLLADEPTGSLDRKSANSLTELLLELNREEGVALVVVTHAEALAQRMSRILELRDGRLQPWEASQ
- a CDS encoding secondary thiamine-phosphate synthase enzyme YjbQ, with translation MKSHTEYLYFSTQKRRDYINITHTVSEIVTKSGVQEGFVMVSAMHITASVYVNDAESGLIEDIDEWLEKLAPFADYRHHHTGEDNGDAHLKSLLMHHQVLAPITEGALDFGPWQQIYYAEFDGRRRKRVIVKVIGE
- a CDS encoding YdcF family protein translates to MNARLKLPKQTPSAKRGRYRVPLPPFAWYRKGTPASHSKSRLKFFLWMLLVVAAITVVLYAFRKPILITLGEAIVYETEIQPADVIIVLGGGNTFRAEQASKLYRENYAPRILVMLPQSISDGTPYRDLFLMEQRLVKAVFDYHNVPQRVIAWTERPVFSTYEETQIMKQWMQSNSAKSALVVSGYFQSSRAQWVFDRALVDTDIRVQVVPAPEPGLSAGNWWTDVDGILDVQNEYIKYAYYRLRGLLGRE
- a CDS encoding ABC transporter permease, with protein sequence MNAWTLAWRSFQFYWRSQLGVALGAAIGAAVLIGSLLVGSSINETLHQQALSRIGQADFAMQAQERFFRSALADDVQVSFDGVATAPLLRLNASASQPDTKARVNRVQTLGVDERFWSMNGVDPPQLDGDDPGVAINQRMAQNLGVSVGDVVLLRIEKPSILSRDAPLSTASDQTIPYRMTVRTVLSDSQMGRFDLRANQIPPHNAFVSLKWLQERAELYDRANMLLVRANENPGVSFEALNLTLQKKYQLADAELEILDLPETGQVEIRSKRIFIDPPVVDAVKKLSNKSLGVLSYLVNILESTSGARAPYSIVTAVGPLHETAQSPQWAPTNSDAVNINQWLADDLSLQPGDSLEMTYFIFGPMRRLIERSSKFAVGSILPMQSPGADKSLMPEFPGLADQDNCRDWDPGFIINLDAIRDKDEAYWDDYGGAPKAVISLQAGQQIWSNRFGALTGIRIPSSEFSADALDAALRGQVNPASFGFFFQPVRETALNASKQAMDFSGLFIGLSFFLIIAALLLTALLFTFAVEQRGRETGVLLAIGLHPKQIRRFYIVEGLFFSILGSLVGLGIAIVYTKAVLWGLSSVWSGAIASAEVQLYIKPGTVIAGLISSWAVSLIAIYFAVRKQAHTPARELLHAGLDAGAISLTSTKRGWIASLIAALCLIGAVALMFGVQTDSSTEAAGVFFGVGSLMLIGGLAAMRVWLLRQANQTSQGQPSMMQFSLRGASRRPGRSLAVGALLACGSFLVIAVGANRQNPLEGADQRNSGTGGFAVYAETAIPLVHDLNQESGLNEYALTREDVPEMKVVAMRVREGDDASCLNLNRAQTPRLMGVDPSQLSGREAFRFAGVFDGVTINAETSPWTLLNHPFDDGAVPAIVDQTSMMWALGKSLGDTLTYIGADGEPFQVRLVAALDRSILQGNVVIAENHFLEKYPLETGYRALLIDAPFEQRADYAQKMNDYLQDMGIEAIDTVERLAMFNSVEQTYLNIFLALGALGLLLGSAGLGVVVLRNVLERRSEFALLRAIGFRESTVRASLIYEHGALLAFGLLIGAVAGFTAAAPSLNASSNSAPIGAVAGTVIALFLFGFFFTALAARIALRGPFLNALRNE
- a CDS encoding glycosyltransferase family 39 protein, translated to MKNSTANENVNSQQSASQSAFHFCSEKRPAICLFILCGVLYFTWLNAEPLRTHIEANRVQASWEMLHSGDWVVPTLNGESYLAKPPLQYWVICLLALPWGEVTTFIARSLSALSILFTVWLLFHLAKAQLNARIAFFACVIFALSPLIFEKGPRAELEAPLTVAVAAAVFCLWKASQSSWMRWTLASGLALGCAALIKGPVPWLIFATAWAGLMVGTSNRKQAALSGALAVIVSLLCLAPWGLALLSRFGWEQLYETLYWEIFERTVSEREIIQEPFWYYIKSLAKGLFPWSLLAPGLYFLPWRSQQGRAFFCMIVGWAIGSALLFSFFSGKETRYLISTYPAWALLLAWGWSALPAEGWPNAYRNTMDFAAQWMLPAIVYVGALIVMLIFHPATTYAIAYLFYGLLIIGVMNIGVAVRRNRPRWLLFALFITLLGFKGFWSESYMNERQHSYPYAKMGHEIAEYLNEGEPLVSVGIYRAFVQYPIKHPFQHVSAWEEFKALEQDNKLEGRYLLITQKKMPLDAVHDYPLMNRWRTKRNEFLLFKIDGSVEP